In a genomic window of Gemmatimonadota bacterium:
- a CDS encoding TRAP transporter fused permease subunit, with the protein MTRLHSHLFRIISALLGLFILVEVNYPQLAPQAQLSVFALLGLCLVFLKYPIHPNKSLQILDLFLVLAVVFCFGYVLTQTESLFQFSWINGQSLGNRAGLEHALDHVVGLIGLILVLEATRRAIGLTLPLLAFVFLIYAAYGYILPDWLFPHRGYNWERIVSQTYLHSQGVFGIALKVMFTYVFLFVLFGTVLEETGATGYILNTARRIFRHSTGGPAKVAVISSGMMGSLSGSAVANTATTGTFTIPLMRSTGFRPTVAGGIEAAASSGGALVPPIMGAGAYMMLEIVEPAVTYLEIIKAALVPAILYYAALLLIVHFHAKRIGASASDGEAPEHPPRFRGLVFLVAFITLIVFLILGYTPFRAVSIALLFVLIVGAFSPTTRVGPRAMIRALEKAAHGGVSLIAAASCVGIIIGVVTLTGIGTKLPSTLLPLAQNNIILALILLMISTIILGMGLPSAVCYLLMATLVGPVLSDLGIVPLGAHLFIFYFGMMSMVTPPVALAAYTAAAIAKASIMQTGVTAFRFALVGFALPYAFVLHPELLLLSSDIFAIIVNILIVLLGILPLSAAAAGHAFAPLPTYQRILLLAAALFLFLTPSGDARLFLQGIALLIAGVIAVSNYRSAHQV; encoded by the coding sequence TTGCTGGGCTTGTGTCTTGTGTTTCTGAAATATCCTATCCATCCCAATAAATCTCTCCAGATCCTCGATCTCTTTCTTGTTCTGGCAGTTGTGTTCTGTTTTGGTTATGTCCTGACCCAAACCGAATCCCTCTTTCAATTTTCCTGGATCAATGGGCAATCTCTGGGCAATCGCGCGGGACTCGAACACGCGCTCGATCACGTCGTCGGCCTCATCGGGCTTATCCTGGTTCTCGAAGCCACCCGTCGCGCCATTGGCCTCACCCTGCCCCTGCTCGCGTTCGTTTTTCTGATTTATGCCGCTTATGGATATATCCTGCCCGATTGGCTCTTTCCGCACCGCGGATATAATTGGGAGCGCATTGTCTCTCAGACCTATCTCCACTCTCAGGGCGTTTTTGGCATCGCGTTGAAAGTGATGTTTACCTACGTTTTTCTTTTTGTACTTTTTGGGACTGTGCTCGAAGAGACCGGCGCTACGGGATATATTCTGAATACGGCTCGTCGCATTTTTCGCCATAGCACCGGGGGACCAGCCAAAGTGGCTGTTATTTCTTCGGGTATGATGGGGTCTCTTTCGGGCAGTGCTGTGGCCAATACAGCGACTACTGGCACGTTTACCATTCCGCTGATGCGCTCAACGGGCTTTCGTCCAACTGTGGCTGGCGGCATTGAAGCCGCGGCGAGTTCGGGTGGTGCGCTCGTTCCGCCCATTATGGGGGCGGGGGCATATATGATGCTCGAGATCGTCGAACCGGCTGTCACGTATTTGGAGATCATCAAAGCCGCTCTGGTTCCGGCGATCCTCTATTACGCAGCTCTTTTGCTGATTGTCCATTTTCACGCCAAACGCATTGGGGCGTCTGCAAGTGATGGAGAGGCTCCTGAGCACCCTCCCAGATTCCGGGGGCTGGTATTTCTCGTTGCTTTCATCACACTTATTGTATTCCTCATTCTGGGATATACGCCTTTCCGTGCCGTGAGTATCGCCCTGCTCTTTGTCCTCATTGTCGGTGCGTTCAGCCCCACAACGCGCGTTGGGCCCCGCGCTATGATCCGCGCATTGGAAAAGGCCGCGCACGGCGGTGTTTCGCTTATTGCAGCGGCTTCATGCGTGGGTATTATTATCGGTGTTGTGACGCTTACGGGTATTGGCACAAAATTGCCGAGTACTTTGTTGCCACTGGCGCAGAATAATATCATTCTGGCTTTGATTCTGCTGATGATCTCCACCATTATCCTGGGTATGGGGTTGCCTTCAGCCGTGTGTTATCTGCTTATGGCGACTCTGGTGGGACCCGTTCTGAGCGACCTCGGCATTGTGCCATTGGGAGCGCATCTGTTCATTTTTTATTTTGGCATGATGTCTATGGTTACGCCCCCGGTCGCGCTTGCTGCGTACACGGCTGCTGCTATTGCAAAGGCGAGTATTATGCAAACTGGTGTTACGGCTTTTCGCTTTGCTCTGGTGGGCTTTGCTTTGCCCTATGCCTTTGTTCTGCATCCTGAGCTTTTGCTCCTGTCCTCTGATATTTTCGCTATAATTGTCAATATTCTCATCGTTTTGCTCGGTATTTTACCTCTATCAGCCGCCGCGGCCGGGCATGCCTTTGCCCCTTTGCCCACGTATCAGCGGATCCTTTTACTCGCCGCGGCTCTTTTCTTATTTCTCACCCCATCAGGCGATGCCCGCCTCTTTTTGCAGGGTATCGCGCTGCTCATCGCCGGTGTTATCGCGGTCTCAAACTATCGGTCTGCTCATCAGGTCTGA